The following are encoded together in the Pectobacterium wasabiae CFBP 3304 genome:
- the mdh gene encoding malate dehydrogenase — protein sequence MKVAVLGAAGGIGQALALLLKTQLPSGSELSLYDIAPVTPGVAVDLSHIPTAVKIKGYSGEDAKPALAGADIVLISAGVARKPGMDRSDLFNVNAGIVRNLVEQIAVTCPKACIGIITNPVNTTVAIAAEVLKKAGVYDKNKLFGVTTLDIIRSNTFVAELKGKQPQDINVPVIGGHSGVTILPLLSQVPGISFSEQEVADLTKRIQNAGTEVVEAKAGGGSATLSMGQAAARFGLSLVRALQGESGVVECAYVESDGKHARFFAQPILLGKDGVAERKDIGALSAFEQNALNSMLDTLKQDIELGETFIKN from the coding sequence ATGAAAGTTGCAGTTCTCGGAGCAGCAGGTGGTATCGGTCAGGCACTCGCACTCCTCCTCAAAACCCAGCTTCCTTCAGGTTCAGAACTATCCCTTTACGATATTGCTCCGGTAACGCCGGGTGTTGCTGTCGATCTGAGCCATATTCCTACCGCAGTGAAGATCAAAGGCTATAGCGGTGAAGATGCTAAACCAGCGCTTGCTGGTGCGGATATCGTACTGATTTCTGCCGGTGTGGCACGTAAACCTGGTATGGATCGTTCCGATCTGTTCAACGTCAACGCAGGTATTGTGCGTAACCTGGTTGAGCAAATTGCGGTGACCTGCCCGAAAGCCTGCATCGGTATCATCACTAACCCAGTGAACACGACCGTCGCTATCGCAGCCGAAGTGCTGAAAAAAGCCGGCGTATACGACAAAAACAAACTGTTTGGCGTAACCACGTTGGATATCATCCGTTCCAACACGTTTGTTGCTGAGTTAAAAGGCAAACAGCCGCAGGATATTAACGTGCCGGTTATCGGTGGACACTCAGGTGTGACGATTCTGCCTCTGCTGTCTCAGGTTCCTGGCATCAGCTTCAGCGAGCAGGAAGTGGCTGATCTGACCAAGCGTATTCAAAATGCAGGTACTGAGGTTGTTGAAGCCAAAGCAGGTGGCGGATCGGCAACGCTGTCTATGGGACAGGCTGCTGCGCGTTTTGGTTTGTCTCTGGTCCGCGCACTGCAAGGCGAAAGCGGTGTGGTGGAATGTGCTTACGTTGAAAGCGATGGTAAACATGCCCGCTTCTTCGCTCAGCCGATTCTGTTAGGTAAAGATGGCGTCGCTGAACGTAAAGACATTGGCGCATTAAGTGCGTTTGAGCAAAATGCACTTAACAGTATGCTGGATACGCTTAAGCAGGATATTGAGTTAGGCGAGACCTTCATCAAGAACTAA
- a CDS encoding DMT family transporter, with protein MNTKQQTGIGLCLALTTAVCWGALPIAMKQVLVVMEPYTIVWYRFLIASIGLGIILSSRKKLPPIRVFRHRRWWVLLLIATAGLLGNFVFFSSSLQYLSPTASQVIGQLSPVGMMFASVLILKEKMRGTQIIGAIMLICGLLLFFNTSLIEIFTRLTDYTLGVLLGVCASAVWVSYGVAQKVLLRRLTSQQILFLLYVLCVVFITPFAKPDVIFQLSGWQLICLLFCGANTLIGYGALAEAMARWQASQVSAVITLTPLFTLLFSDLLALGWPTFFVVPVLNWVGYVGAFVVVAGAMFSAIGHRFLPGKKEPMPSLMAKK; from the coding sequence ATGAATACTAAACAGCAGACAGGTATCGGTCTTTGTCTGGCGCTTACCACGGCTGTTTGTTGGGGGGCGTTGCCGATAGCCATGAAACAGGTTCTGGTGGTTATGGAACCTTATACAATTGTTTGGTATCGCTTTCTTATCGCATCGATTGGGCTCGGCATTATTCTGTCATCCCGTAAGAAATTACCGCCAATACGGGTTTTCCGTCATCGACGTTGGTGGGTTTTGCTGCTGATTGCGACGGCGGGGCTGTTAGGCAATTTTGTTTTCTTTAGCTCGTCCCTACAATATCTGAGCCCGACGGCGTCTCAGGTTATTGGGCAACTTTCCCCGGTTGGAATGATGTTCGCCAGCGTACTTATCCTAAAAGAAAAGATGCGTGGTACGCAGATCATTGGGGCGATCATGCTGATCTGTGGCTTGCTCCTGTTCTTTAATACCAGCCTGATTGAGATTTTTACCCGGTTAACGGATTACACGCTGGGCGTACTGTTGGGTGTTTGCGCCTCGGCAGTATGGGTATCCTATGGTGTGGCGCAGAAAGTCCTGTTACGGCGTCTGACATCACAGCAGATTCTGTTTCTGCTGTATGTTCTGTGTGTTGTCTTTATCACGCCTTTTGCTAAGCCTGATGTTATTTTTCAGCTTAGTGGGTGGCAGCTTATCTGCCTGCTATTCTGCGGTGCGAATACATTAATTGGATATGGTGCGCTTGCGGAGGCGATGGCACGTTGGCAGGCATCGCAGGTTAGTGCGGTCATTACGTTAACGCCGCTGTTTACGCTGCTGTTTTCCGATCTGCTGGCGTTAGGGTGGCCGACTTTCTTTGTGGTACCCGTACTGAATTGGGTTGGCTATGTAGGAGCCTTTGTTGTGGTGGCTGGCGCTATGTTTTCCGCTATCGGGCATCGCTTCCTCCCTGGAAAAAAAGAGCCTATGCCATCGTTGATGGCGAAAAAATAG
- the ftsH gene encoding ATP-dependent zinc metalloprotease FtsH produces the protein MSDMAKNLILWLVIAVVLMSVFQSFGPSESNGRRVDYSTFLTEVNQDQVREARINGREISVIKKDSNRYTTYIPVNDPKLLDNLLTKSVKVVGEPPEEQSLLASIFISWFPMLLLIGVWIFFMRQMQGGGGKGAMSFGKSKARMLTEDQIKTTFADVAGCDEAKEEVSELVEYLREPSRFQKLGGKIPKGILMVGPPGTGKTLLAKAIAGEAKVPFFTISGSDFVEMFVGVGASRVRDMFEQAKKAAPCIIFIDEIDAVGRQRGAGLGGGHDEREQTLNQMLVEMDGFEGNEGIIVIAATNRPDVLDPALLRPGRFDRQVVVGLPDVRGREQILKVHMRRVPLSPDIDASVIARGTPGFSGADLANLVNEAALFAARGNKRVVSMVEFEKAKDKIMMGAERRSMVMTEAQKESTAYHEAGHAIVGSLVPGYDPVHKVTIIPRGRALGVAFFLPVGDEISASRQKLESRISVAYGGRLAEEIIYGSDYVSTGASQDIKMATSVARNMVTQWGFSEKLGPLLYAEEEGEVFLGRSVAKAKHMSDDTARIIDQEVRRLVDTNYERARRMLMENMDILHAMKDALMKYETIDSPQISDLMARREVRPPAGWEESGSGNNTGNGGAPKAPTPVDEPQTPNPGSNSGNTMSEQVDDK, from the coding sequence TTGAGTGACATGGCGAAAAACCTAATTCTTTGGTTAGTCATCGCAGTTGTGCTGATGTCTGTTTTCCAGAGCTTTGGGCCCAGCGAGTCGAATGGCCGTAGGGTGGATTATTCAACCTTCTTGACTGAAGTGAATCAGGATCAGGTCCGTGAAGCACGTATTAACGGGCGTGAGATCAGTGTTATCAAAAAAGACAGCAACAGATACACGACCTACATTCCAGTCAATGACCCCAAGCTACTGGATAACCTGCTAACGAAGAGTGTGAAAGTCGTTGGTGAGCCACCGGAAGAGCAGAGCCTGCTGGCTTCTATTTTTATTTCCTGGTTCCCTATGCTGTTGCTGATTGGCGTTTGGATCTTCTTCATGCGTCAAATGCAAGGCGGCGGTGGTAAAGGTGCCATGTCCTTCGGCAAGAGCAAAGCGCGTATGTTGACTGAAGATCAGATCAAGACGACGTTTGCTGATGTAGCCGGTTGCGACGAAGCGAAGGAAGAGGTTAGCGAACTGGTCGAGTACCTGCGTGAACCTAGCCGTTTTCAGAAATTGGGCGGTAAAATTCCGAAAGGTATTCTGATGGTCGGCCCGCCGGGAACGGGTAAAACGCTGCTGGCTAAAGCCATTGCCGGCGAAGCGAAAGTGCCTTTCTTTACGATTTCTGGTTCTGACTTCGTTGAAATGTTTGTCGGGGTTGGTGCTTCTCGTGTTCGTGACATGTTCGAACAGGCGAAGAAAGCCGCACCTTGTATCATCTTTATCGATGAAATCGACGCCGTTGGCCGTCAGCGTGGCGCTGGTTTAGGTGGTGGTCACGATGAACGTGAACAAACGCTGAACCAAATGCTGGTTGAGATGGACGGCTTTGAAGGCAACGAAGGTATTATTGTTATTGCGGCGACTAACCGTCCCGATGTTCTTGACCCTGCTTTGCTGCGTCCAGGTCGTTTTGACCGTCAGGTTGTGGTTGGCCTGCCGGATGTTCGCGGTCGTGAACAAATTTTGAAAGTTCATATGCGTCGCGTACCGTTGTCTCCAGATATCGATGCGTCAGTTATCGCGCGTGGTACACCTGGTTTCTCCGGTGCGGATTTGGCTAACCTGGTTAACGAAGCTGCATTGTTCGCCGCTCGTGGCAACAAACGTGTTGTTTCGATGGTCGAGTTTGAGAAAGCTAAAGACAAAATCATGATGGGTGCTGAGCGCCGTTCCATGGTGATGACCGAAGCGCAGAAAGAATCGACGGCGTATCATGAAGCAGGGCACGCTATCGTTGGGTCGCTCGTTCCTGGGTATGATCCGGTGCATAAAGTCACGATCATCCCACGTGGCCGCGCGTTGGGCGTCGCTTTCTTCTTGCCGGTAGGCGATGAAATCAGCGCAAGCCGCCAAAAGCTCGAAAGCCGCATTTCGGTGGCCTACGGTGGACGCCTGGCGGAAGAAATTATCTATGGTTCTGACTACGTTTCTACAGGCGCATCGCAAGATATCAAAATGGCGACCAGCGTTGCACGCAACATGGTGACGCAATGGGGCTTCTCTGAAAAACTCGGCCCTCTGCTTTATGCGGAAGAGGAAGGAGAGGTGTTTCTCGGCCGTTCTGTAGCAAAAGCTAAGCATATGTCCGATGACACTGCACGTATCATCGATCAGGAAGTTAGGCGTTTGGTTGATACGAACTACGAACGCGCTCGCCGCATGTTAATGGAAAATATGGATATCCTCCATGCCATGAAAGATGCGTTGATGAAGTATGAGACGATTGATTCGCCGCAGATCAGTGATTTAATGGCTCGCCGCGAAGTTCGTCCGCCTGCTGGTTGGGAAGAATCAGGTTCAGGTAATAACACGGGTAACGGCGGTGCACCTAAAGCGCCTACGCCAGTGGATGAGCCGCAGACGCCTAATCCAGGTAGCAATTCTGGTAACACAATGTCTGAGCAAGTGGACGACAAATAA
- the argR gene encoding transcriptional regulator ArgR, with protein MRNSTKQEDLVKAFKALLKEEKFSSQSEIVQALQDEGFENINQSKVSRMLTKFGAVRTRNAKMEMVYCLPAELGVPTTSSPLKNLVLDVDHNDAVIVIHTSPGAAQLIARLLDSLGKSEGILGTIAGDDTIFTTPARGFSVKQLYEAILVLFEQEL; from the coding sequence ATGCGAAATTCGACAAAACAAGAAGACCTCGTTAAAGCGTTCAAAGCGCTGTTAAAGGAAGAGAAGTTCAGTTCCCAAAGTGAAATTGTTCAAGCATTGCAAGACGAAGGGTTTGAAAACATCAACCAATCCAAAGTGTCACGCATGCTAACGAAATTTGGTGCAGTGCGCACACGCAATGCCAAAATGGAGATGGTGTATTGTCTCCCTGCCGAACTCGGTGTCCCGACCACGTCCAGCCCGCTAAAGAATCTGGTGTTGGACGTAGACCACAATGACGCTGTTATCGTAATTCATACCAGCCCAGGTGCCGCGCAGCTCATAGCCCGCCTGCTAGACTCACTAGGAAAATCTGAAGGCATTCTGGGCACCATCGCGGGTGATGACACCATCTTCACCACGCCAGCAAGAGGCTTCAGTGTCAAACAGCTTTACGAAGCAATTTTGGTGTTATTCGAACAAGAGTTGTAA
- the cgtA gene encoding Obg family GTPase CgtA: MKFVDEATILVVAGDGGNGCVSFRREKYIPNGGPDGGDGGDGGDVYLLADENLNTLIDYRFEKSFRAERGQNGQSRDCTGKRGKDITIKVPVGTRVLDQGTGEVLGDMTRHQQNLMVAKGGWHGLGNTRFKSSVNRAPRQKTSGTKGEERELTLELLLLADVGMLGLPNAGKSTFIRAVSAAKPKVADYPFTTLVPSLGVVRMDSEQSFVVADIPGLIEGASDGAGLGIRFLKHLERCRVLLHLVDLAPIDESDPVENAKIIINELEQYGAGLAEKPRWLVFNKVDLIDKTEAEKRAKEIAAALGWDDKYYLISAANREGVTPLCWDVMSFLKANPKIAAIAESAPEKVEFMWDDYHREQLAEVEKEAEEEWDDDWDDEDDEGVEIIYQK; the protein is encoded by the coding sequence ATGAAGTTTGTAGATGAAGCCACAATTCTTGTTGTGGCGGGCGATGGCGGTAACGGTTGTGTTAGCTTTCGCCGTGAAAAATATATTCCTAACGGTGGCCCAGACGGCGGTGACGGCGGTGATGGCGGTGACGTTTATCTGCTGGCTGACGAAAACCTGAACACGCTGATCGACTATCGTTTTGAAAAATCCTTCCGCGCTGAGCGTGGACAAAACGGACAAAGTCGCGACTGTACCGGTAAACGCGGTAAAGACATTACGATTAAAGTCCCTGTTGGTACCCGTGTTCTGGATCAGGGTACTGGTGAAGTGCTGGGTGATATGACGCGCCATCAGCAGAATCTGATGGTGGCGAAAGGCGGCTGGCACGGTTTAGGTAACACGCGTTTTAAATCGTCCGTCAACCGTGCTCCTCGCCAGAAGACCAGCGGCACGAAGGGCGAAGAACGTGAACTGACTCTGGAGTTGCTGCTGCTGGCTGATGTGGGCATGCTTGGCCTGCCTAATGCAGGTAAGTCGACCTTTATCCGTGCAGTATCAGCAGCTAAGCCGAAAGTGGCGGATTATCCGTTTACCACGCTAGTACCGAGCTTGGGCGTGGTCCGTATGGATAGCGAGCAGAGCTTTGTTGTGGCGGATATTCCTGGGCTGATCGAAGGGGCATCCGACGGTGCCGGGCTGGGGATTCGTTTCCTGAAGCACCTTGAACGTTGCCGCGTACTGCTACATTTGGTTGATCTGGCGCCGATCGATGAGTCAGATCCGGTTGAAAATGCCAAAATCATTATCAACGAGTTAGAGCAGTATGGAGCTGGTTTGGCAGAAAAACCGCGCTGGCTGGTTTTCAACAAGGTTGATTTGATCGACAAGACTGAAGCTGAAAAACGTGCCAAAGAGATTGCGGCCGCGCTTGGTTGGGATGACAAATACTACCTTATTTCTGCGGCAAACCGTGAAGGCGTTACCCCACTTTGCTGGGATGTGATGAGCTTCCTGAAAGCCAATCCGAAAATAGCGGCGATTGCCGAAAGTGCGCCGGAAAAAGTTGAATTCATGTGGGATGATTATCACCGTGAACAACTGGCTGAAGTAGAAAAAGAAGCCGAAGAAGAGTGGGATGATGACTGGGACGATGAAGATGATGAAGGCGTTGAGATTATCTATCAAAAATAA
- a CDS encoding DNA-binding protein, which produces MKKEWFATSELVGVGGLPKSRQGLNKRAREDGWEKRRRKGVQGRGVEYSIHSLPETVKQSLLLDIEPSAYSARQPAALAVWMQIYQQLSEKERDELIAYILRVGVSTTLSQLGITPSGGDVASSMEIG; this is translated from the coding sequence ATGAAAAAAGAGTGGTTTGCTACCAGCGAATTGGTTGGAGTCGGCGGCCTTCCGAAATCAAGACAAGGATTGAATAAGCGCGCCCGTGAGGATGGATGGGAGAAACGCCGCCGCAAAGGCGTCCAGGGACGGGGAGTGGAGTATTCAATTCACAGCTTGCCGGAGACGGTAAAACAATCCCTATTACTCGACATCGAGCCTTCCGCCTACTCGGCGAGACAGCCTGCGGCATTAGCCGTATGGATGCAGATCTATCAGCAACTATCTGAAAAAGAAAGAGATGAGCTAATCGCTTATATTCTACGGGTCGGGGTGTCTACTACGCTGAGCCAGTTGGGTATTACTCCTTCAGGTGGGGACGTTGCCTCATCAATGGAGATTGGCTGA
- a CDS encoding helix-turn-helix domain-containing protein has translation MILRKQDWHPADIIAALRKKNTTLAAVSRAAGLSSSTLANALSRPWPKGEWLIADALSIHPSEIWPSRYYNPETNELIDRKKLIRPD, from the coding sequence ATGATTTTAAGGAAACAAGACTGGCATCCCGCTGATATCATTGCTGCACTGCGCAAGAAAAATACAACGCTGGCGGCAGTATCGCGAGCAGCCGGATTAAGCTCATCTACGTTAGCTAACGCGCTCTCACGACCTTGGCCCAAGGGGGAATGGCTTATCGCCGATGCGCTGAGTATTCACCCATCAGAGATTTGGCCCAGCCGATATTACAATCCAGAAACCAATGAGCTTATCGACAGAAAAAAACTCATCCGCCCCGATTAA
- the rplU gene encoding 50S ribosomal protein L21, whose protein sequence is MYAVFQSGGKQHRVSEGQTVRLEKLDIATGEAVEFDQVLMVANGEEIKIGVPYVDGGKIKAEVVAHGRGEKVKIVKFRRRKHYRKQAGHRQWFTDVKITGISA, encoded by the coding sequence ATGTACGCAGTTTTCCAAAGTGGTGGTAAACAACACCGAGTAAGCGAAGGGCAAACCGTTCGCTTGGAAAAGCTGGACATCGCAACTGGTGAAGCCGTTGAGTTTGACCAAGTTCTGATGGTTGCTAATGGTGAAGAGATCAAAATCGGCGTTCCTTACGTTGATGGCGGTAAAATCAAAGCTGAAGTTGTTGCTCATGGTCGTGGCGAGAAAGTGAAGATCGTTAAGTTCCGTCGCCGTAAACACTACCGTAAGCAAGCAGGCCACCGTCAGTGGTTCACTGACGTGAAAATTACCGGCATCAGCGCTTAA
- the yhbY gene encoding ribosome assembly RNA-binding protein YhbY, which yields MNLSNKQKQHLKGLAHPLKPVVMLGNNGLTEGVLAEIEQALSHHELIKIKVATEDRETKTLIVEAIVRETGAANVQVIGHTLVLYRPAKERKIVLPR from the coding sequence ATGAATCTAAGTAATAAACAAAAACAACACCTGAAAGGCTTGGCACACCCGCTAAAACCGGTTGTCATGCTAGGCAATAACGGTCTCACCGAAGGTGTTCTGGCTGAGATCGAACAAGCATTATCGCATCACGAACTGATCAAGATAAAAGTAGCGACAGAAGATCGTGAAACCAAAACCTTGATTGTTGAAGCGATTGTTCGTGAAACAGGTGCCGCTAACGTTCAAGTTATCGGCCATACGCTCGTGCTCTACCGGCCTGCAAAAGAACGTAAAATTGTGTTACCACGATAA
- a CDS encoding DNA-binding protein: MDKEWFATSELVGVGGLPKSPQGLNKRARDDGWEKRRRKGVQGRGVEYSIRSLPNEVRNSLLVKENPPAEYYRIDNEPTLLSSWVHIFHQLSVDERAQLINFILREGTIAMLSRLDDVTIDQTA, from the coding sequence ATGGACAAAGAATGGTTTGCAACAAGTGAGCTGGTTGGCGTAGGTGGGTTGCCTAAGTCACCGCAGGGACTGAACAAACGGGCGCGAGACGACGGTTGGGAAAAGCGCAGGCGTAAAGGCGTTCAAGGGCGTGGCGTCGAATACTCTATTCGTAGTTTGCCGAATGAAGTCAGGAATTCTTTGCTAGTGAAAGAGAATCCGCCAGCAGAGTATTATCGCATTGATAACGAACCGACCCTGTTGTCATCATGGGTGCATATTTTCCATCAGCTATCCGTTGATGAGCGTGCCCAACTGATTAATTTCATCTTGCGTGAAGGAACAATAGCGATGTTGTCTCGGTTGGATGATGTCACCATCGATCAGACTGCCTAG
- the ispB gene encoding octaprenyl diphosphate synthase, with amino-acid sequence MNLEQITKLTTQDMAAVNKVILEQLNSDVVLINQLGHYIISGGGKRIRPMIAVLAARALAYDGDKHVTVAALIEFIHTATLLHDDVVDESDMRRGKATANAAFGNAASVLVGDFIYTRAFQMMTSLESLRVLALMSEAVNVIAEGEVLQLMNCNDPDITEESYMRVIYSKTARLFEAAAQSSSILAGATPEQEKALQDYGRYLGTAFQLIDDLLDYSADGKTLGKNTGDDLNEGKPTLPLLHAMRHGNAEQSTLIRNAIEEGNGRHLLEPVLAAMQQCGSLDYTRQRAEEEADKAISALQLLPETPYRMALEGLAHLAVQRDF; translated from the coding sequence ATGAATCTAGAACAAATTACAAAACTAACTACACAGGATATGGCTGCTGTTAACAAAGTCATTCTTGAACAACTGAATTCCGACGTCGTTTTGATCAACCAACTTGGGCATTACATAATCAGCGGTGGCGGAAAACGGATACGCCCGATGATTGCTGTGCTTGCAGCCAGAGCCCTGGCCTATGACGGGGATAAGCATGTCACTGTCGCCGCCCTGATCGAATTTATCCATACAGCAACGCTGCTGCATGATGATGTGGTAGACGAATCCGACATGCGCCGAGGTAAAGCGACAGCGAATGCGGCCTTTGGCAACGCGGCGAGCGTGCTGGTTGGAGATTTCATCTATACCCGTGCCTTCCAGATGATGACCAGCCTTGAATCATTACGCGTGCTGGCTCTGATGTCAGAAGCGGTAAACGTGATTGCTGAAGGTGAAGTCTTGCAGTTAATGAATTGCAACGACCCTGATATCACGGAAGAAAGCTATATGCGCGTCATTTACAGCAAAACGGCGCGTTTATTTGAAGCGGCAGCGCAGTCATCCTCTATCCTTGCCGGTGCGACGCCAGAGCAAGAAAAAGCGCTTCAGGACTATGGTCGCTACCTAGGCACCGCATTCCAGTTAATTGACGATCTGCTGGACTACAGCGCAGACGGTAAAACGCTGGGCAAAAACACGGGCGATGACCTTAATGAAGGTAAACCAACGCTACCATTGCTGCACGCCATGCGTCATGGCAATGCGGAACAGAGCACGCTGATTCGCAATGCGATTGAAGAAGGAAATGGACGTCACCTGCTGGAACCGGTTCTTGCCGCGATGCAGCAATGCGGTTCGCTTGATTATACGCGCCAACGCGCCGAAGAAGAGGCGGATAAGGCGATCAGCGCACTACAACTTTTACCGGAAACGCCGTACCGTATGGCACTTGAAGGCCTCGCCCACTTAGCCGTACAGCGCGATTTCTAA
- the rpmA gene encoding 50S ribosomal protein L27: MAHKKAGGSTRNGRDSNAQRLGVKRFGGESVLAGNIIVRQRGTKFHAGTNVGCGKDHTLFALTDGKVQFEVKGPKNRKFISIVAE, encoded by the coding sequence ATGGCACACAAGAAAGCTGGCGGTTCAACCCGTAACGGTCGTGATTCTAACGCACAACGTCTGGGCGTAAAACGTTTTGGCGGCGAAAGTGTACTGGCTGGCAACATCATCGTTCGTCAACGTGGTACCAAATTCCACGCAGGAACTAACGTCGGTTGCGGCAAAGATCATACTCTGTTTGCTTTGACTGATGGTAAAGTTCAGTTTGAAGTTAAAGGCCCGAAAAACCGTAAATTTATCAGCATCGTTGCTGAATAA
- the dacB gene encoding serine-type D-Ala-D-Ala carboxypeptidase, whose translation MRFSSIVTGLACAFVLHANAASVEDHRQYLPDGANLALLVQKVGATTPSMAFNSQQMALPASTQKVITALAALLQLGPDYRFITTMESHGPVSSGILNGNLIVRFSGDPTLKRQQIRNMVQELRKRGIQEIAGDVLIDTSVFASHDKAPGWPWNDMTQCFSAPPGAAIVDRNCFSVSLYSAPKAGDNAFIRVASYYPVQMFSEVRTLAKGSSDAQYCELDVVPGELNRFTLTGCLTQRTEPLPLAFAIQDGASYAGAIVKDELQQADIRIKGSLRRQTQPSAAGSVLAQTQSAPLHDLLTIMLKKSDNMIADTVFRTIGHERFSVPGTWRAGADAVRQILRQKAGVDLGNSIVVDGSGLSRHNLISPETMMQVLQYIAQHDNQLNYITMLPLSGYDGTLRYRGGLHEAGVDGKVSAKTGALQGVYNLAGFITTASGQRMAFVQFLSGYAVPPEDQSARRVPLVRFESRLYKDIYQSN comes from the coding sequence ATGCGTTTTTCATCGATTGTTACCGGACTTGCCTGCGCTTTTGTTCTGCATGCCAATGCAGCTTCTGTTGAGGATCATCGTCAATATTTACCTGATGGTGCCAATTTGGCGTTATTGGTACAAAAAGTTGGCGCAACAACACCCAGTATGGCCTTCAATAGCCAGCAAATGGCGCTTCCTGCCAGTACACAAAAGGTGATAACCGCATTAGCTGCATTACTACAATTGGGCCCAGACTATCGATTCATCACCACGATGGAAAGCCACGGCCCTGTCTCCAGCGGAATTCTGAACGGTAACCTGATTGTGCGGTTTAGCGGTGATCCAACCCTGAAACGCCAGCAAATACGAAATATGGTGCAGGAATTAAGGAAACGAGGAATACAGGAAATCGCAGGTGATGTGTTGATCGATACTTCTGTGTTTGCCAGTCACGACAAAGCGCCGGGCTGGCCATGGAACGATATGACACAGTGTTTCAGCGCCCCGCCGGGTGCCGCCATTGTCGATCGCAACTGTTTTTCCGTTTCGCTCTACAGCGCACCTAAAGCAGGTGATAACGCATTCATTCGCGTCGCCTCCTATTATCCGGTGCAAATGTTCAGCGAAGTGCGCACGCTGGCTAAAGGATCTTCCGATGCGCAATACTGCGAACTGGATGTGGTCCCCGGAGAATTGAATCGCTTTACGCTCACTGGCTGCCTGACTCAGCGCACCGAACCACTTCCGCTGGCGTTCGCGATTCAAGATGGAGCCAGCTACGCCGGTGCAATCGTTAAAGATGAACTGCAGCAGGCAGATATCCGCATTAAAGGCAGCTTACGCCGACAGACACAACCAAGTGCAGCAGGAAGCGTGCTTGCCCAGACACAATCAGCGCCACTGCATGATCTTCTCACTATCATGCTGAAAAAGTCCGACAACATGATTGCCGATACGGTTTTTCGCACCATTGGGCATGAACGCTTTAGCGTACCAGGAACGTGGCGCGCAGGGGCCGATGCCGTGCGTCAGATTCTTCGTCAGAAGGCAGGTGTAGATTTAGGAAATAGTATTGTTGTTGACGGTTCAGGCCTGTCACGACACAACCTGATTTCGCCGGAAACGATGATGCAGGTATTACAGTACATCGCACAGCACGATAATCAGCTAAATTACATCACGATGCTTCCACTTTCAGGCTATGACGGCACATTGCGTTACCGTGGCGGCCTGCATGAAGCTGGCGTTGATGGCAAGGTTTCGGCTAAAACTGGGGCCTTACAGGGCGTATACAATCTGGCAGGTTTCATTACCACTGCAAGCGGTCAGCGCATGGCATTCGTGCAGTTCCTGTCCGGCTATGCCGTACCACCAGAAGATCAGAGCGCACGTCGCGTCCCTCTGGTGAGATTTGAAAGCCGCCTCTACAAAGACATTTATCAGAGTAACTAA
- the greA gene encoding transcription elongation factor GreA, with translation MKQFPMTLRGAEKLREELDHLKSVRRPEIIAAIAEAREHGDLKENAEYHAAREQQGFCEGRIQDIEAKLSNAQVIDVTKMAANNGRVIFGATVTVMNLDNDEEQTYRIVGDDEADFKQNLISVNSPIARGLIGKEQDDVVVIRTPGGDVEYEVLKVEYL, from the coding sequence ATGAAACAATTTCCGATGACGTTGCGCGGTGCTGAAAAATTGCGCGAAGAACTTGATCACCTGAAATCAGTGCGCCGTCCTGAAATTATAGCGGCGATTGCCGAAGCGCGTGAGCACGGCGATCTGAAAGAAAATGCAGAATATCATGCTGCACGCGAGCAGCAGGGCTTTTGTGAAGGGCGTATTCAAGACATTGAAGCCAAACTGTCCAACGCACAGGTTATTGACGTGACAAAAATGGCCGCGAACAACGGGCGTGTTATTTTTGGCGCTACCGTGACGGTGATGAATCTGGATAACGATGAAGAGCAAACCTACCGAATTGTTGGCGATGACGAAGCGGATTTTAAGCAAAATCTGATTTCTGTTAACTCCCCGATCGCGCGTGGTCTGATTGGCAAAGAACAAGACGATGTGGTGGTCATTCGTACACCGGGCGGCGACGTGGAATACGAAGTCCTGAAGGTCGAATATCTATAA